The Camelina sativa cultivar DH55 chromosome 18, Cs, whole genome shotgun sequence DNA window ATGATTTGAAATATGCCAAATTTTCATTTATAGAAGGAAatgcttgttttttttaataccacACAATATAGAAAAtaccttcaatttttttatattaaaacatcGTTGGTTTAGTTTATAagtataagaaaacaaatgtttaaaagaatcttattatgattgaaaaaaaaaagaaaaaaaatctattaaaaaaaaaaaaagggaaagataaAGTGGAAGCGAATTTGGCGTTATTCCTTGAAATTGGGGGAGAGTTGAGTTTGAGGTGGACATGGTCAAAttgtttcttcagtttttgttgttttttgcaATTTTCCCATCCTCACTCTTCCGTTTAGAGCAAAACGCCACGATGACCTCGAAGGCGATGGAGAGAGGATTCAAGGTTTCTCTCTCTAGTCGACTCTCTactatcctcttttttttttttttttcctttttagaataatagaattgaaattttataaattgcTAACGAAATGCAAAAAATATTCTCTCGAACGTGTGAAGCTGATTCTGGGTTCTCAGTCCATGGCGAGAAAACGGATTCTGGCTGAAATGGGATATGATTACACCATCGTGGTATGTctatgtttgattatttttttgtttgctctggATTGTTAAGTAGTAAGTTGACGTTGTTGGCTTTGGGATTATTATGGTTCAAGACTGCAGACATTGATGAGAAAGCCATTAGGACAGACAAGCCTGAAGATTTGGTTGTGGCTCTTGCTGAAGCCAAGGTTTTATAATCtactagggttttgttttgtttgacttcgattttagttttattgtaCTTCTATCTTACCATATTGAATTGATGACGGTAAAATTGTAATTGACTAGGCAAATGAGATCATATCGAAACTGGGAGGTGAAAGCCAGTTTGCACAGGATCCTCAACCAACACTCTTGATTACTGCAGACACTGTATGCTGACATAATGTCTTAACATTTTTTGGATTGTCTTATGTTCTGTGGTTTCTTTAATCTTGAGCTGATGTGTTATATGGTGATGGAGTTTCTTAGGTTGTTGTGTACAAAGGTGTTATTAGAGAAAAACCAACCACTAAAGAAGAAGCTCGTGAATTTATCAA harbors:
- the LOC104762919 gene encoding maf-like protein DDB_G0281937, translating into MVKLFLQFLLFFAIFPSSLFRLEQNATMTSKAMERGFKLILGSQSMARKRILAEMGYDYTIVTADIDEKAIRTDKPEDLVVALAEAKANEIISKLGGESQFAQDPQPTLLITADTVVVYKGVIREKPTTKEEAREFIKGYSGSHGGVVGSVLVSNLKTGVRRGGWDKAEVYFHEIPEQVIDNLIDDAITYKVAGGLTLEHPLISPFVDSVVGGVDTVMGLPKELTEKFINDVL